TGGTGGCCGAGGAGCCCGCCGCGGGCGTTGACCTCGTCGACCCACAGCTTGATCGAGTAGACCTGCCGGCCCGCGGGCTCGGCGTAGCGCCCGGTCTGGGAGATCGCGCCGCCGATCAGCACCTCGTTGTTCGGCCGGTGGCTGGCCCAGGCCGTGCCGACGCCCAGCACGAGCAGGGCCACGAGACTGCCAGCGAGTGTCCGGATTGCCGTTGTCTTCATCCCCAGTCCCCCATGGTTGAGGTCTCTTCTTGCTTCGAGTCGGAGCCGGAACTACTTGAGCCGCGGGTCGAGCGCATCGCGGAGGCCGTCGCCGAAGAGGTTGAAGCCCAGCACGGTGACGAAGATGGCGAGCCCGGGGAAGAGCGAGAGCCAGGGGTTCGCCTGGATGAAGGCGACGTTGGCCTTGAGGTCCCAGCCCCAGCTCGGCGTCGGAGGCTGGGTACCCAGCCCGAGGAAGCTGAGCGTGGCCTCCACGATGATGGACGTGGCGATGCCGAGCGTGGTGGTCACGATGATCGGCGCCAGGCAGTTGGGCAGGACGTGGCGCAGGAGAATCGAGGGATCGCGCACACCGACGGCACGGCAAGCCTCGATGTACTCCTTCTCCTTGATCGAGAGCACGCTGCCCCGGACCAGGCGGGCGTAGATGGGGATGCGCACGATGGCGATGGCGCCCGTGACCTTGATGGTGCCGATCACGCCCGCGGTCGGCGCGAAGATGACCATCAGGATGATGGCCAGGAGATAGATCGGGAAGGCGAGAATCAGGTCCATGAGCCGCATCACGAGCGTGTCGACGCGGCCCCCGTAATAGCCGGCGATCATCCCCAGTGGGACACCGAAGAAGAGGGCGAGCAGCACCGACGACAGCCCCACCGCGAGCGAGACCCGGCTGCCGTGGATGACGCGGCTCAGCATATCGCGCCCGAGCTGGTCCGTCCCCAGCGGGTAGTCCCAGCTCGGGCGTTCGAAGGTGTGGGTCTGGTCGCTGGCGGTCGGGCTCTGGGGCGCGAGCACATCCGCAAAGAGGGCGACCACGATCAGCGCAGCAACGATGGCCACGCCGACGAGGGCGGTCATGCTGCGCCGGAGCCGGCGCAGCGCCTGCGCCAGCGGCGACTCCGAGCGCTCGCGCGCCCACGGCCGGGCGATTCCCGTGATCCCCGGGAGGTCGGCCTCGCGCAGGACGCCGCCGCCGATCGCCTGGTGCTTCATCCGGAGGGACTCTCCGCCGTCGGCCACGGTGCCTCAGGCGTACCGGATCCGCGGATCCAGGAACGTGTACGTCAGATCGACGATCAGGTTGATCACGACGAACGCAATGGCGGTGATGAGGGCGAAGCCCTGCACCTGCTGGTAGTCCCGCGCGATGATCGCGTCGATGCCGAAGGTGCCGAGGCCGGGCATGGCGAACAGAGTCTCCACCACGATCGCGCCCCCGATGAGGAAGCCGACCTGGAGGCCCATCACGGTGACGGTCGGGATGAGCGCGTTCTTCAGCGCGTGCCTCAGCACGACCGGCCGCTCGCTCAGGCCCTTGGCGCGCGCGGTGGTCACGTACTCGGTGCGGATGACCTCCAGCATGCTGGCGCGGAGGAGCCGCGTCAGGATGGCGGCCCGTCCCACGCCGAGCGCGATCGCGGGCATCAGGACGTGCTGCATGTTGCCCCAGAAGCTCACCCCGCACACCATCATCGGGCAGGTGCCGGGCAGGTACACCCAGCCCGAGCTGGGCAGCGCGCCGTGGAGGCCGAAGGAGAAGACCAGGAGGAGCAAGACGCCCAGGAAGAACTCGGGAATGGAGACCCCGATCATGGCGACCGACGTCGCCGTGTAGTCGGCCCAGGTGTTCTGGCGCAAGGCGCCGATGATCGCGGCGGGGATGGCGATGACGAGCGCCACGCCCATCGACAGGACGATCAGCTCGAGCGTCACGGGCAAGCGGATCAGCACGTCCTCGAGGACCGGGCGCCCGCTCAGGATCGAGGTTCCCCAGTCCCCCTGGAGCAGCTTGCCGAGCCAGATCAGGTACTGCACCAGGATCGGCTTGTCCAGCCCGTAGACCTGGCGCATCTTGATCGCGTCCTCCTCGGTGTAGGCGTCACCGAGCAGGGCGACGACAGGGTCGCCCGGGACCGACCGCATCATCACGAACACCACGAGGGTGATCATGAAGACGGTCGGCACGATCTGGAGGAGCCGTCTCAGGATGTACACCCGCATCCGACGCTCCGGGCTCGCCGGCGCCACCATCCGGTCGGTGGTGGCCGCCGGCGTGCGATCGACCGGTTACTTGTCCAGCCAGACCCGGTGGTAGTGCACCTCGAACTCGGCGTTGTAGATGTAGCCCTTCATCCACGGCTGCGCGACCATGTAGAAGGGCGAGCCGGAGATGTTGTTCCAGTACATCTTGTCGGCCATGTATTCCTGCAACTCCTTGCCGATGGCCTTGCGCTTCACCGGGTCCATCTCCCGGGCGTACCGGGCGTAGTAGTCGTCGACCTTGGTGTCGGTGTGGCGCGGGTGGCTCCAGGTCGACGTGGTGTTCGACAGGTACGCGTTCGAGTCGATGGTCAGCAGGGACAGTAGATCTTCGACGTACATGTCCCAGGGGCCGTCCTGGAGGCTCGTGTTCATCCAGCTGACCTTGTCCACCAGCCGGATGTTCGCGGTCACCCCGATGCGCGCCATCTGCTCCTTGATGACGGTGGCGATGACATTGAACACGGACTTCTCGGTGTCGGTCAAGATCTCGAAGGTCAGGGGCTTCGACGGCCCGTAGCCCACCTCGGCCAGCATGGCCTTGGCCTTGGCCGGGTCGTAGGGGCACAGGTGGTTGACGTCCACTGTTTCCAGCGTCCCCGGCGCAGCCATCCCGACCCAGGGCGTCGCCTGGCCCTTGAACGCGATCTTCACGATCTCCTGCCGGTCGATGCCGTAGCAGCCGACGGCCTTGCGCACGCGGAGGTCGCCGAAGATCGGGTGCGGCGCCCGTTCCTTGGACATCGGCTTGCCGTCCTTGGGGAGGGTCACCTTCATGGCCGCCAGCATCGGCGTAGTTTCCTTCCCGGTCATGATCTGCGCCCGCGGGTTGTGCGCCCGAAGCGTGTCGACGTGCTCGGGCGAGAAGGAGGCGACGAAGTCGATCTCCCCGGCCTTGAAGGCGGCCATCTCGGTCACAGGGTCCTTGATGGTGCGGATGTGCACGCGGTCCAGGTAGGGGAGCCCGGGCACAAAGTACTTGTCGAAACGCTCCATCACCAGGTGGCTTCCCTTCACCCACTCGATGAGCCGGAACGGCCCGCATCCCACCACCGCCCCCGGCTTGCCCTGCTTGCGGTCATCGAGCGTGTACTTCTGCGTCGCCATCGGCGAGTAGA
This region of Candidatus Methylomirabilota bacterium genomic DNA includes:
- a CDS encoding ABC transporter permease, whose amino-acid sequence is MADGGESLRMKHQAIGGGVLREADLPGITGIARPWARERSESPLAQALRRLRRSMTALVGVAIVAALIVVALFADVLAPQSPTASDQTHTFERPSWDYPLGTDQLGRDMLSRVIHGSRVSLAVGLSSVLLALFFGVPLGMIAGYYGGRVDTLVMRLMDLILAFPIYLLAIILMVIFAPTAGVIGTIKVTGAIAIVRIPIYARLVRGSVLSIKEKEYIEACRAVGVRDPSILLRHVLPNCLAPIIVTTTLGIATSIIVEATLSFLGLGTQPPTPSWGWDLKANVAFIQANPWLSLFPGLAIFVTVLGFNLFGDGLRDALDPRLK
- a CDS encoding ABC transporter permease, producing the protein MRVYILRRLLQIVPTVFMITLVVFVMMRSVPGDPVVALLGDAYTEEDAIKMRQVYGLDKPILVQYLIWLGKLLQGDWGTSILSGRPVLEDVLIRLPVTLELIVLSMGVALVIAIPAAIIGALRQNTWADYTATSVAMIGVSIPEFFLGVLLLLVFSFGLHGALPSSGWVYLPGTCPMMVCGVSFWGNMQHVLMPAIALGVGRAAILTRLLRASMLEVIRTEYVTTARAKGLSERPVVLRHALKNALIPTVTVMGLQVGFLIGGAIVVETLFAMPGLGTFGIDAIIARDYQQVQGFALITAIAFVVINLIVDLTYTFLDPRIRYA
- a CDS encoding ABC transporter substrate-binding protein, producing the protein MRSRVSPLGLVSVTAALIVVLSGLAIAAEPKRGGTLRVSYGNEIAHLDFHTAPGYEMMWVAMNVGCGLVNITPDGKFVGDAAESWQVSHDNLTYTFKLRKNVLFHDGTKVDAAAVKFSIDRLMDPATKSGMRTFYDPVHSVEVLDPHTVQIRLKQPYAFLLHMLAAYRTGLILYSPMATQKYTLDDRKQGKPGAVVGCGPFRLIEWVKGSHLVMERFDKYFVPGLPYLDRVHIRTIKDPVTEMAAFKAGEIDFVASFSPEHVDTLRAHNPRAQIMTGKETTPMLAAMKVTLPKDGKPMSKERAPHPIFGDLRVRKAVGCYGIDRQEIVKIAFKGQATPWVGMAAPGTLETVDVNHLCPYDPAKAKAMLAEVGYGPSKPLTFEILTDTEKSVFNVIATVIKEQMARIGVTANIRLVDKVSWMNTSLQDGPWDMYVEDLLSLLTIDSNAYLSNTTSTWSHPRHTDTKVDDYYARYAREMDPVKRKAIGKELQEYMADKMYWNNISGSPFYMVAQPWMKGYIYNAEFEVHYHRVWLDK